In bacterium, the DNA window GTAAGGTTAGCGAACATTTTCCATAACTCAAACGAACTTCTTGCAGCTGCGTTCCAATGTTGTTTAGCAAGCAACATCGTTGCAAAGCATGCGCCGCCGCTAAAAAATCAGGCGCCACACAAGAAAAAATCAATATTGATCCATTGTTATCAACTTGCCAACCATTATTCTGAGCAATAAAAGAAGCTATCTCTTCAGCCGAACAAGGCAACTCATCATACCGAAACACAAGAGCAACCTTCTTTTTTGTATAATTAAAACCCCTTTTATAAGCCTGAACCAACGATACATCTTTAAACGTTACTTCTTTTTGAGCGTGGGTATAAATAGAAAGCGTTAAGCCATCAGGCGTTAGAATAACATCAGGATGATGCTGATACTGCTCTGCAGTGACCGCAATAGGAACAAGAGCCCGGGCAGAATTAAGCCAACTACTTGAAAAAAAAGAAGAAAATTGTCGATGATTATCCACAACTTCAACCCGCCATTGCGGATACATAACCAGCAATGCAGTAACATCACTCTGCTCCAAAACTCGTTCATTTTTCAACGTGCAGGGACAGTTTGCGTACAGTAACTTTACACTCAACAGCATACAAACAAAAAATACAATTTTCATAGACCATCCATATTGTTAAAAATCACCATAAAAAATATATCTAACGTGATGAAACCAAAAATAACTTCCAAAAATTATTAAAAATGGTTCGATAGGAAAACGCAAACGCGCGTAGCCACACGCAAGCGACAAGCCAACAAAAAGACCTGAGTACGAAAGCGCAATCAATACCGGTTTACCAAAAACTAACCCGCGAAAACAACAAAACAGGTAGCCACAAAAACCACACAGTAGTAAAAAAAATAACAGCATCTCGAAATAAATTACCGCATAGATTTTTTTATTATTAATCTCGGGCTTTAAAAAACGCATGACCATCTCACGCAATGTCCGCTTGCTCGAATAAGCCGGTAACTGCCCACCAGAATCGATAACTAATAATTCTGATGAATACAA includes these proteins:
- a CDS encoding 4a-hydroxytetrahydrobiopterin dehydratase: MKIVFFVCMLLSVKLLYANCPCTLKNERVLEQSDVTALLVMYPQWRVEVVDNHRQFSSFFSSSWLNSARALVPIAVTAEQYQHHPDVILTPDGLTLSIYTHAQKEVTFKDVSLVQAYKRGFNYTKKKVALVFRYDELPCSAEEIASFIAQNNGWQVDNNGSILIFSCVAPDFLAAAHALQRCCLLNNIGTQLQEVRLSYGKCSLTLQSTKNKLISADTIVHAQACHNILKALKK